In the genome of Coregonus clupeaformis isolate EN_2021a chromosome 11, ASM2061545v1, whole genome shotgun sequence, one region contains:
- the LOC121577268 gene encoding pro-neuregulin-4, membrane-bound isoform-like, with protein MMADHGDPCNKLEAFYCMNGGTCFKIHFMDTLTCVCSENYKGSRCELYQLLITAHDAGETGLIAAVVIMVLLILVVFTVVVYYTCKVWKAKPKIQQKNSEQQYWRVEPRV; from the exons ATGATGGCAG ACCATGGTGACCCATGTAACAAGTTAGAGGCTTTCTACTGTATGAATGGAGGAACATGTTTTAAAATTCATTTTATGGACACTCTTACTTGTGT CTGCAGTGAGAACTACAAAGGCAGTCGGTGTGAGCTGTACCAGCTGTTGATCACTGCACATGATGCAGGGGAGACAGGACTGATCGCTGCTGTGGTCATCATGGTCCTTCTTATTCTAGTCGTGTTCACAGTAGTTGTCTACTACACTTGCAA GGTATGGAAGGCCAAACCAAAGATCCAGCAGAAAAACAGTGAACAACAGTATTGGAGAGTGGAGCCCAGAGTCTGA